The following are encoded together in the Vigna angularis cultivar LongXiaoDou No.4 chromosome 9, ASM1680809v1, whole genome shotgun sequence genome:
- the LOC108346448 gene encoding probable serine/threonine-protein kinase PBL23, which yields MPWKLVDVDAVKVLNRDGAQGTREFFAEILMLSMVQHPNLVRLIGYCADDHYRILVYEFLANGSLENQLLDIGEGKEPLDWKTRMKIAKGLEYLHSSEDTPIIYRDFKSSNIVLDDNFNAIRGFIGRKSMW from the exons ATGCCGTGGAAGCTTGTTGACGTTGATG CTGTGAAGGTACTGAACAGGGACGGGGCACAAGGAACACGAGAATTTTTTGCAGAAATTTTGATGTTAAGTATGGTTCAACACCCAAACCTTGTGAGGCTCATTGGCTATTGTGCAGATGACCATTATAGGATTTTGGTTTATGAATTCCTGGCCAATGGGAGTTTGGAAAATCAGCTTCTAG ACATAGGTGAAGGTAAGGAGCCTTTAGATTGGAAGACCAGGATGAAAATAGCTAAAGGACTTGAATATTTGCATAGCAGTGAAGATACACCTATCATATACCGTGATTTCAAATCATCTAATATAGTGTTAGATGATAACTTTAACGCAATCAGAGGCTTCATTGGCAGGAAAAGTATGTGGtaa
- the LOC108347445 gene encoding FT-interacting protein 3 — MSNLKLGVEVVGAHDLMPKDGQGSCSTYVELQFDGQKFRTSTKEKDLSPVWNEKFYFNVTDPNKLQTLTLDACVYHYSKSNNSKVFLGKVHLTGPSFVPYSDAVVLHYPLEKKNVFSRIKGELGLKVFVTDDPSVKSSHPLHEVEPSTDAVQRSTPDQSPVSFTNSILNVFSRKKNDTRHTFHNLPNSNEEKQHKSSSESAKAGVVDHGKHEIKSALPPPRVFHAYPGLSSPMDYALKETSPYLGGGQVVGGRVKRGYGPASSYDLVEPMHYLFVRVVKARDLPSKSVTGGLDPYVEVKVGNFKGVTKHYEKTQDPEWNQVFAFARENQQSTSLEVVVKDKNMLLDGVVGAVRFDLHDVPTRVPPNSPLAPEWYRLDKGKDKKKGELMLAVWFGTQADEAFPDAWHSDALTPAELSSSAYAHMRSKVYHSPRLWYLRVKVIEAQDLHASEHSQIHDAYVKLQIGNQILRTKPVQSRSMSLRWDQELMFVAAEPFDEHLIVSVENRIGPDKDETIGVVAVPLSQAEKRADDRGIHSRWYHLEESMSSAMDGEHEKKEKDKFFSRIHLSVCLDGGYHVFDGSTYYSSDLRATSKQLWKKPIGVLEIGILSVHGLHPMKTRDGRGTTDTYCVAKYGHKWVRTRTISDSLSPKYNEQYTWEVYDPSTVLTVGVFDNGQLSNPDGNKDLIVGKVRIRISTLEAGRVYTNVYPLLVLHPSGVKKMGELHLAIRFSCFSMVDLMQQYFKPHLPKMHYKRPLNIMEQEKLRHQAVNVVAARLSRAEPPLRKEVVEYMSDTDSHLWSMRRSKANFYRLMTVFSGILSVVRWLGEVSTWKHRITTVLVHVLFLMLVCFPELLLPTVFLYMFVIGMWNWRFRPRCPPHMNTRLSYAEAVSPDELDEEFDTFPSSKGADVIRWRYDRLRSVAGRIQSVVGDLATQGERIQALVNWRDPRATTMFMVFCFVSAIVLYVTPFQLPILLTGFYLMRHPMLRSKVPPAPVNFFRRLPALTDSML; from the coding sequence ATGAGCAATCTGAAGCTAGGTGTGGAAGTTGTGGGTGCTCATGACCTCATGCCCAAAGATGGGCAGGGATCATGTAGTACTTATGTCGAACTTCAATTTGATGGTCAGAAATTTCGGACTTCGACTAAAGAGAAAGATCTGAGTCCTGTTTGGAAtgagaaattttatttcaatgttaCCGATCCTAACAAATTGCAGACTCTGACTCTTGATGCCTGTGTGTATCACTATAGCAAGAGCAATAATTCCAAAGTCTTCCTTGGTAAGGTCCACCTCACTGGACCCTCATTTGTCCCATATTCTGATGCTGTTGTTCTTCACTACCCTCTGGAAAAGAAAAACGTGTTTTCCCGCATAAAAGGGGAGCTTGGTTTGAAGGTATTTGTCACTGATGACCCCTCAGTAAAATCCTCACACCCTCTTCATGAGGTTGAACCCTCTACGGACGCAGTCCAACGCTCAACCCCAGATCAATCACCAGTCTCATTTACAAATTCAATCCTGAATGTTTTTTCACGTAAGAAGAATGACACAAGGCACACATTTCACAACCTTCCAAATTCAAATGAAGAAAAGCAGCATAAATCTTCTTCAGAATCTGCAAAGGCTGGTGTAGTAGACCATGGGAAGCATGAGATTAAATCTGCACTGCCTCCTCCTAGAGTTTTCCATGCATATCCAGGTTTGTCCTCTCCAATGGATTATGCACTCAAAGAGACAAGCCCTTATCTTGGAGGTGGTCAAGTAGTTGGTGGGCGAGTTAAACGAGGATATGGGCCAGCCAGCTCCTATGACCTTGTTGAGCCAATGCATTACCTATTTGTTCGAGTTGTAAAAGCTCGGGACCTTCCTTCAAAAAGTGTGACTGGTGGCCTTGATCCTTACGTGGAGGTAAAGGTTGGGAATTTCAAAGGAGTGACGAAGCACTATGAGAAAACTCAAGATCCTGAATGGAATCAGGTGTTTGCCTTTGCTAGGGAGAATCAGCAGTCAACTTCGCTTGAAGTTGTAGTCAAAGACAAGAATATGTTACTAGATGGAGTTGTCGGCGCTGTGAGGTTTGATCTGCATGATGTTCCTACCCGTGTTCCACCAAATAGTCCATTGGCTCCTGAGTGGTATAGGCTTGACAAGGGTAAGGACAAGAAGAAGGGGGAGTTGATGCTAGCTGTATGGTTTGGTACACAAGCTGATGAAGCTTTTCCTGATGCCTGGCATTCTGATGCTCTCACTCCCGCTGAGCTCTCTTCGTCTGCATATGCTCATATGCGATCAAAGGTTTACCATTCACCGAGATTATGGTATTTACGGGTTAAAGTGATCGAGGCACAGGACTTACATGCATCAGAGCACTCCCAAATCCATGATGCCTATGTTAAGCTCCAGATTGGTAACCAGATTTTGAGGACAAAACCAGTTCAATCAAGGAGCATGTCTCTACGCTGGGATCAAGAGCTGATGTTTGTTGCTGCTGAACCCTTTGATGAACATCTGATTGTATCAGTTGAAAATCGGATTGGTCCCGACAAGGATGAGACTATCGGAGTTGTTGCTGTTCCTTTAAGCCAAGCTGAGAAGAGGGCTGATGATAGAGGTATCCATTCCAGGTGGTATCACCTTGAAGAATCAATGTCATCTGCAATGGATGGGGAACAtgagaaaaaggagaaagataaATTCTTTAGTAGAATTCACCTCAGTGTCTGTCTTGATGGTGGTTACCATGTTTTTGATGGGTCAACTTATTATAGCAGTGATCTCAGAGCCACATCAAAGCAGCTCTGGAAGAAGCCAATTGGTGTATTAGAAATTGGCATTTTAAGTGTTCATGGACTTCATCCAATGAAAACCAGGGATGGAAGGGGAACAACAGATACATACTGTGTGGCAAAATATGGGCATAAATGGGTTCGTACTAGAACCATCAGTGACAGTCTAAGTCCTAAATACAATGAGCAGTACACTTGGGAGGTTTATGATCCATCTACAGTTCTCACTGTGGGGGTGTTTGATAATGGACAACTCAGTAACCCAGATGGTAACAAAGATCTAATCGTCGGTAAAGTTCGGATTCGGATCTCAACCCTGGAAGCTGGCCGTGTATACACTAATGTATACCCGTTACTAGTGCTACATCCTTCAGGTGTCAAGAAGATGGGCGAGTTGCACTTGGCCATTAGATTCTCCTGTTTCTCAATGGTTGACTTGATGCAGCAATATTTCAAGCCTCACTTGCCAAAAATGCACTACAAAAGGCCCCTTAACATCATGGAGCAGGAAAAGCTGCGACACCAAGCAGTCAATGTTGTTGCTGCACGACTGAGTAGGGCAGAGCCTCCACTTAGAAAGGAGGTAGTTGAATACATGTCTGATACAGATTCTCATCTTTGGAGTATGAGGCGCAGCAAGGCCAACTTCTACCGGTTGATGACAGTGTTTTCTGGAATTCTCTCGGTTGTGCGATGGTTGGGGGAGGTTTCCACATGGAAGCATCGTATAACAACAGTGCTGGTGCATGTTCTTTTTCTGATGCTTGTGTGTTTCCCTGAACTTCTTCTGCCAACAGTGTTTCTATACATGTTTGTTATAGGCATGTGGAATTGGAGGTTCCGTCCTAGGTGCCCTCCTCACATGAACACCAGACTCTCTTATGCAGAAGCTGTGAGCCCAGATGAGCTTGATGAGGAATTTGACACCTTTCCCTCCTCCAAGGGGGCCGACGTCATTCGATGGCGGTACGATCGTTTGAGAAGCGTGGCTGGGAGGATTCAGAGTGTTGTTGGAGATTTAGCTACTCAAGGTGAGAGGATCCAAGCCCTTGTGAACTGGCGTGATCCTCGTGCCACCACCATGTTCATGGTATTCTGCTTTGTGTCTGCCATTGTGTTGTATGTGACACCCTTCCAGCTGCCTATTCTTCTCACCGGATTTTACCTTATGAGGCACCCCATGCTCCGGAGCAAGGTGCCGCCGGCGCCAGTTAACTTCTTCCGCAGGTTGCCGGCTCTCACCGATAGCATGCTGTAA